AGAAGTCGATTGCGGTCGAAGTGCTTCTTCAGCCACAGGATCGCACGCTCACCGATGAAGATCTGGAAGCACTGGCGAAGCAGATTGTTGCGAATGTGACCAAGCAAACTGGTGGCGTCCTTCGCGGATAAGCACAAGACTAAAAGCCCGGGTTGTTCCGGGCTTTTTTCGTGCCCATTAACTCAGGCTGATTTGTAGCTATTTCTTATTGCGACCTTCCAGCTTGCCTTGTCTTTTAGAAATTGTCCCCTTTATATCCCAAGACATTAGTATGATTGCGGAATTTAGAGGCTGCGCGAATGGTGCAAGACAATAATTCGGGTGGTGCAACTGCTGTTGAACCGTTAAAAATTCAAGACATCAAAGTCATCGACAATGCTAAGCTCAAAAAAGCAATCACCGCTGCTGCACTTGGCAATGCAATGGAATGGTTCGACTTTGGTGTTTACGGCTTTGTAGCCTATGCGTTAGGCCAGGTTTTCTTCCCAAATGCGGCACCCGGAATTCAGACGATTGCAGCACTCGCAACGTTCTCGGTGCCTTTTTTGGTGCGCCCGCTAGGTGGCTTGTTCTTCGGCGTGATGGGCGATCGTTTTGGGCGGCAAAAAGTCTTGTCGCTGACAATCATTATCATGGCAGCCAGTACTTTCTGTATTGGACTTATTCCATCCTATGCGACGATTGGCATATGGGCACCAATCCTGCTGCTTGCCTGTAAACTCATTCAGGGCTTTTCGGTCGGTGGAGAATATACCGGCGCTGCCATTTTCGTTGCCGAATATGCACCTGATCGCAGAAGAGGCTTTCTTGGCAGCTGGCTTGATTTCGGGTCGATTGCGGGCTTCGTGATGGGGGCTGGGCTTGTGGTGTTCTTAAGCACCATGATGGGAGAAGCGGCGTTTCTGGACTGGGGATGGAGGATTCCATTTTATCTCGCTGCACCTTTGGGGCTTATCGGTCTTTACCTTCGCCATGCTGCCGAAGAAACGCCAGCCTTTACCCAACAGCTTGAGCGCATGGAAAAAGAAGACCAGGATGCGATAAAAGATCGTCCGATGGTTTCTTTTACGGAAATTGTGCGAAACTACTGGAAGTCGCTGTCCGTGTGCATAGGCATGGTGCTGGTCACAAACATCACTTATTATATGTTGCTGACCTATATGCCGACTTATCTGTCGCAAAGCCTCGGCTATTCAGAAGATCATGGTGTTTTGATTATCATTGTTGTGATGATCGGCATGTTGTTTGTTCAACCCGTCGTCGGTTTCCTCAGTGACAGGTTTGGACGCAGACCATTTTTGTTGGTCGGCAGCCTTGGCCTGCTGTTTTTATCGCTTCCAGCATTTCATCTCGTGACGAGTAACAACACGCCAAAAATTTTTGCTGGTTTGTTGATGCTGGCCGTGTTCCTCAATTGCTTAACAGGCGTGATGGCGTCAACCTTGCCAGCCTTGTTTCCTGCAAGAATACGCTATAGCGCATTGGCAAGCGCCTTTAATATATCGATTATCATTGCAGGTTTAACGCCGACAGTTGCAGCGTGGCTCGTGGAGACGACAGATAGCCTGTATGTTCCGGCTTATTATTTGATGGCCGCTTCAATCATCGGGTTAATAACGGCATTTTTTCTCAGCGAGACTGCAAACAAACCGCTTCGAGGCGATACACCAAGTGCCTCGAATAAATCTGAAGCAAAGATTTTGCTGAAAGAGGCTTATGCAAATATCGAAGAGCGTGTTGACGATATCGACGAAAAGATCGCTTCCCTTGAGAGTGATATTGAAGCGCTTAAATTGCGCAGACAAACCCTCGTTGACAGGCATCCAAAGTTAACCTGATGCTATTCTGAACGTCACAAATCACATCGAAAAGGCCGGGACATGTCCCCGGCCTTTTTCAGACCGTATCTATATCCGAAAACTGTTTAACGTCTTTCGAGATCAGTTCTCATGGCTTTTCATTCTCAAAACGGCGAATGTGCAGGCATGGCAAGCATGGCCATATCGATGATCTTCTGTACGGCTTCGCGCGAGTTGCCGTCACGGGCTTCAAAAGAAATGCTCTGCTGGACCATGTGGTAGAACTCGGTCATCTGCGCGATGTCTGTCTGCTCTGGCAAGTCGCCCGCTTCCATCGCGCGCTTCAACCGCTTTGAAAGACGCTGATGATTGGTGTGACGGACCTGTTGAAGGAACGCCTTTACATTGGCATTTTCCGGTTTGCACTGGATTGAGCTGACACTGATCATGCAGCCGCCAGCGGGGCAGGCAAAAGCGCTGTCGGCACTTAATTCCAGCCATTGGCGCATGCCGTCCTGAATAGTCGACGCATTTTCGAGCGCATCGAAAGGACCGGCACCGATGGTACGATTATAATAGTCTACAGCCTCGCGAAACGCCTGTTCTTTGTTGCCAAAGGCTGCATAAAAGCTCGGCGGCGTAATGCTGATCGCCGATGTGAAATCGTTGATCTGGGCGCATTCATAGCCCTTCGCCCAGAAGACTTTCATGACTTTTTCCAGCGCAGCATCGCGGTCGAAACTGCGCGGACGCCCGCGTGGAACCATTTTTCGTCCTTTCTGTAGTCATGTTTATATAATTTGCTTGACGCTCCGGCGCAAGACGATATGAATTATATAGTATCGACTATATAAATAGGATTCGCCCCATGAACGAAGTGTGTGATTCTGCCCTTGCGGCGGAACAGGTCTCTGCGTCTTCAAATCAGGCGCGCGCCATTCCGCTGGTGGTCTATTGCCTGACGCTGGGTATTTTTGCGCTGACCACGTCTGAACTGATGATTTCCGGCATGATGCCAGCGCTACAGGAGGCTTTTGGCCGCTCGATTTCGGATATTGGCAATCTCATCTCCGTCTATGCTTTGGGCATGACGATTGGTGGTCCGCTGGTGACAATAGTGTTTCTGGCGCTGAAGATTGAAAACAAGCGCGGGCTGTTGTTGCTTCTGATCCTTTATGCTGTCGGACAAAGTGTGGCTGCCTCAACCAGCAATTTTCATGTGATGCTGGTGGCGCGTGTTTTCACCGGTATGGCAGCGGCGACCAGTTTCGGCCTGATGCTGGCGATCACCGCGCAGCTTGTTGTGCCTGAACTGCGTGGTCGCGCATCGTCGCTGGTGTTTGCTGGTCTCATGCTGTGCACTGTTCTTGGCGTGCCGCTGGCAACCGCTATCAGCAATGCGTTTGGCTGGCGTGCGAGCTTCTGGGCGATTGTGGTGCTGGTGCTGTTTTGTGCGCTGGTGATTGCGCTCAAAATCGAGGCTAAGCCAAATCATGGGGAAGTAAATCTGCGCTCTGAGCTCAATGAAATGCGAAAGCCAAGGCTTTGGGCCGCTTATGCAACCAGCGCTCTGGTGATTGGTGCTTCGTTCTCGGTCTATAGCTATTTATCGCCGATCACGGCGCAACTCGCAGGCTTTCCGGAAGCGCAATTGCCCTTTTTGCTGGCGATTTATGGTGCTGCAAACATTATTGGCAATTACGTGATTGGTCGTTTCGCTGATCGTCATACGATTGCGACGATCTTTATCGGCATTCTGATCATGCTGACAGCCATGCTCATCTTCGCGCTGTTTGCTGAACTAAAGTTTGCGACGATTCTTGCGATAGTCATGATCGGCCTGACGGGTATTGCGCTTAATCCAGCCTTCATTGCTCGCGTCATGCGGATTGCGCATCCGGGCGCGCTGGTCAATGCAATGCATGCATCCGTCATCAATATTGGGCTGGGACTTGGTCCATGGGCGGGCGGTTTTGCGCTCTCGACAGGCTATGGTCTTCATGCGCCACTCTGGGTGGGTTTCATCATGACGCTTCTTGGCTTGCTAACCCTTGCACCGCGCGCCTTGCGCCGGATGTAATGCGCAACAGCAAACAAAAAAGCCGGGGTCGGTGCCCCGGCTTTCGTATCGGAAGGGATGATTAATCCTTCGAAAACATGGTTGCGCTCTGCGAGGTCGAAACCATGGTGTTATAATCATTGACGATCCATTGCAGATCAGAGGCAACATTGCCCTTACGGGCGTCGCCTTTGGTCTTTTCTAGCTTTTCCTGGAAGTCGCGCAGCTTGCCCAACAGGCTTGCAGGACGGGATTCAAAAACATGGAACGAATTTGGATGTTCGGTTGCGTAATCATCCATTTCACGAACGGCGGCGGCATAGGCATCCATAGCCTTGCCAAAGGCTTCCATATCGACAACCGGCTTCTCGTTTTCCGGCAGCAATTCAACAACCGCATTGGCACGCATCATAACATTGCGAACCTGCCAGTTGGCTTTTTTGCCCTCAGACTTTTCAAGCGCATCAAGCTCAGCCAGATCGATCTTGGCCTTCTCCTCGCTCAGCAGCGCATCGACACGCTTACGTTCTTTGGTGAACTCTGGCGCATATTCCGCGATCTGCTTGTGAAACTCTTTCGCACCGGCAAACTTGTCAGACTTATAGTCCTTGCGGTCATAATATTTGCTCGCCTTTTCAACGACCGGGGCAAGCTTCTGATAGATCGCAATATAGCTCACCATTGCTTCATCAAGCGCAGGGAGTTTCGGGTCCGCCTTTGTGGCTTCTTCGGCTGCCTCAATTTCGCTGCGCACATCATAGAGCGAGTAAAGGCCGTAGACATTGCGCTCCTTGCCGGTTGGTCCCTTTTTCATATCGACCCAGCTATCGTAGCGATCGAGCGATTCCGAAGCGCGAATGGTGCGGTTGAGAAGCGAAACATAGGCGTTCATTTTGCCAATCGCAGCGTTCGGGTCAGTCTCATCGGCAGATTGTGCAAAGACGGTAACTGGCAGGATGACCGCCAGAAGCGTGAACAGGATCGCACGAGGCGAGAAGCGTTTCATATGTTTTTCCCTCATTGAGTAGATTCTAAAAACTGTGAAATGATTGCAGTGCTTTGATTTTCAAGGCTGGTAGTCTGTCCCCTTAGCCCTCATCATTGTTTGGCTCATCATTGCTTGGCATTGTCAGGGAGCCAGTTGCTCCCGGATCGATTTCTTATGACGGTGATGATTGTGGTGACGATTGAAAGCACAACCAGATATTCAACAAAGCGGAGCGGAAACACAAACCAGCCGCTGATCGTTCGTTCGATTGCGCCATAGAGATTGACGATCTGGAACTCGTAATTCACGCCGGTGCTGCCGCCGCCATGACTGACGATTTCTTTGATTTGAAGATGACTGTCGGGGCTTCCGAACAGCCATGAAAGCGGTTGATTGTAGACAGGGTTGCCACGGCTATCGAAAAACATGGCCACAAATGACATGAATGAAATCATGATGGCTGCGGCTTCCGGCTTTCTCCAGTCGACTTTCGAGAACCAGAATATGGCGGAGCAGACGATAAGAAGAAAAATGCTCGCAACGCCGTCGATAAAGATGACACCATACATCCCATACATGAGGCCAAGCCCCACAAGGGAGAAGCAAGCAATAGCAGCGGCGGCGATGGCAAATATGCCAAGCACTTTCGTGATGGTTCCTGTTTGCATAAAGCGCAAAAAGCATGCATCCGCAAGAATGACAAGCTTTATTAGAGCTTTCTACTTTATGAGGGTGCTCTAAATGTTTGTTTTATTTTGCAAATGTGAAGGGCAGGGATGATCCCCGCCCTCCTGTTTGAGCATCTCAGTTTTAAAGTCCGGTCATCGCCAGCGATGCGTCCGTATATCGTTTACCCGCAATCTTTTGGAAATCAAAAAGACTGTTGAGCTGTGCCAGATCATCGCTGCTCAAAGATATATTTGCAGCTCCGGCATTGTCTTCGAGGTGATTGACCTTGCGGGCTCCGGGGATCGGCACGATGAAATCGCCCTGATGCAGAACCCAGGCAAGTGCCAGTTGTGCGGGTGTTACTTGCTTTTGGGCGGCCATATCGACGATGAGATCGACCTGCTTGTTATTGGCTTCGAGATTGCCCGGTTGGAAGCGTGGCAGCGTCTTGCGGAAATCATCCGCTGCGAGATCAGATTGCGAACGCACCTTGCCCGTCAGCATGCCGCGACCCAG
This genomic stretch from Brucella pseudogrignonensis harbors:
- a CDS encoding TetR/AcrR family transcriptional regulator codes for the protein MVPRGRPRSFDRDAALEKVMKVFWAKGYECAQINDFTSAISITPPSFYAAFGNKEQAFREAVDYYNRTIGAGPFDALENASTIQDGMRQWLELSADSAFACPAGGCMISVSSIQCKPENANVKAFLQQVRHTNHQRLSKRLKRAMEAGDLPEQTDIAQMTEFYHMVQQSISFEARDGNSREAVQKIIDMAMLAMPAHSPF
- a CDS encoding YiiG family protein; its protein translation is MKRFSPRAILFTLLAVILPVTVFAQSADETDPNAAIGKMNAYVSLLNRTIRASESLDRYDSWVDMKKGPTGKERNVYGLYSLYDVRSEIEAAEEATKADPKLPALDEAMVSYIAIYQKLAPVVEKASKYYDRKDYKSDKFAGAKEFHKQIAEYAPEFTKERKRVDALLSEEKAKIDLAELDALEKSEGKKANWQVRNVMMRANAVVELLPENEKPVVDMEAFGKAMDAYAAAVREMDDYATEHPNSFHVFESRPASLLGKLRDFQEKLEKTKGDARKGNVASDLQWIVNDYNTMVSTSQSATMFSKD
- the proP gene encoding glycine betaine/L-proline transporter ProP → MVQDNNSGGATAVEPLKIQDIKVIDNAKLKKAITAAALGNAMEWFDFGVYGFVAYALGQVFFPNAAPGIQTIAALATFSVPFLVRPLGGLFFGVMGDRFGRQKVLSLTIIIMAASTFCIGLIPSYATIGIWAPILLLACKLIQGFSVGGEYTGAAIFVAEYAPDRRRGFLGSWLDFGSIAGFVMGAGLVVFLSTMMGEAAFLDWGWRIPFYLAAPLGLIGLYLRHAAEETPAFTQQLERMEKEDQDAIKDRPMVSFTEIVRNYWKSLSVCIGMVLVTNITYYMLLTYMPTYLSQSLGYSEDHGVLIIIVVMIGMLFVQPVVGFLSDRFGRRPFLLVGSLGLLFLSLPAFHLVTSNNTPKIFAGLLMLAVFLNCLTGVMASTLPALFPARIRYSALASAFNISIIIAGLTPTVAAWLVETTDSLYVPAYYLMAASIIGLITAFFLSETANKPLRGDTPSASNKSEAKILLKEAYANIEERVDDIDEKIASLESDIEALKLRRQTLVDRHPKLT
- a CDS encoding MFS transporter; protein product: MNEVCDSALAAEQVSASSNQARAIPLVVYCLTLGIFALTTSELMISGMMPALQEAFGRSISDIGNLISVYALGMTIGGPLVTIVFLALKIENKRGLLLLLILYAVGQSVAASTSNFHVMLVARVFTGMAAATSFGLMLAITAQLVVPELRGRASSLVFAGLMLCTVLGVPLATAISNAFGWRASFWAIVVLVLFCALVIALKIEAKPNHGEVNLRSELNEMRKPRLWAAYATSALVIGASFSVYSYLSPITAQLAGFPEAQLPFLLAIYGAANIIGNYVIGRFADRHTIATIFIGILIMLTAMLIFALFAELKFATILAIVMIGLTGIALNPAFIARVMRIAHPGALVNAMHASVINIGLGLGPWAGGFALSTGYGLHAPLWVGFIMTLLGLLTLAPRALRRM